The proteins below come from a single Drosophila busckii strain San Diego stock center, stock number 13000-0081.31 chromosome X, ASM1175060v1, whole genome shotgun sequence genomic window:
- the LOC108605544 gene encoding frizzled-4 codes for MQATGIKCLLWLSLLTFTGSGGSESGSGSRHILVAAAQQCEPITIEMCRGIGYNETSMPNLVGHELQSDVEYTLQTFAPLIDYHCSSQLKLFLCAAYVPMCTPKAPVHAIGPCHSLCESVRIRCHPVLQGFGFPWPPALDCERFPRENNHETMCMEGPGETHIPLQDADLYGQNLSNTGSGIKLGTTLPLDCSALAKSHLYVKLQRSGRCAPLCEADILFTPSEKHLAEIWLSTWAYAALGLATLATLCLLLFNGDHRGRASTAAAKWSRLLSPLLWCHNMVTLGWTVRFIVGRTGTACGTDPQAPNELLLSVDGLSNAACASVFLLRYYFGMAACAWWAILSLGWHRDIRRNSPDTKGHIAVPAKRAGHANTAQQELARNNFVCFVAWGLPAFQTAAVIVMRLVDADELLGACFVGNQSDKALQVLVATPIFCYWIFGSMNLISGYLVHCRNKEMLRNSNTLSLQQQLQLSTHSSNGIGSFLFIYGTVCALLLLAVIYEFANIDVWLSARETNTPLWPFLMRAFMELMLGICCFAWVLGPSISSLYKRQLSARPLKQPTAQQQQQQQQQQQQQQQLHQHHHHHALDAQSSSRGSHLACNSTVISYHSVRPSHQSLVSAPPLIVSPYSKHKSSAGAGSISLNQMSNYSLGRSTHAQSSQRFYYAQQQHPPHHHHHHQQQQQQQQQHYTQLQRYGNETLL; via the exons ATGCAAGCAACAGGCATTAAATGCTTGCTGTGGCTCTCGCTGCTCACGTTCACGGGCAGCGGTGGGAGCGAGAGTGGAAGCGGAAGCAGGCATATTCTTGTTGCCGCAGCACAGCAGTGTGAACCAATTACCATTGAAATGTGCCGCGGCATTGGCTACAACGAGACCTCCATGCCCAATCTGGTCGGCCACGAGCTGCAATCGGATGTGGAGTACACgctgcaaacatttgcacCGCTCATTGATTACCACTGCAGCTCGCAGCTGAAACTTTTCCTATGTGCTGCCTATGTACCCATGTGCACGCCCAAGGCGCCAGTGCATGCTATTGGACCCTGTCACAGTCTCTGCGAATCAGTACGCATACGCTGTCATCCCGTGTTGCAGGGCTTTGGCTTTCCCTGGCCCCCTGCGCTGGACTGTGAGCGCTTTCCCCGTGAGAACAATCACGAGACCATGTGCATGGAGGGACCTGGTGAAACACATATACCGCTGCAAGACGCCGATCTCTATGGCCAAAACTTGTCCAACACGGGCTCTGGCATTAAGCTGGGCACAACGCTGCCACTGGATTGCTCCGCTCTGGCCAAATCCCATTTGTATGTAAAGCTACAGCGTTCGGGACGCTGTGCGCCACTCTGCGAAGCGGACATACTGTTCACGCCCAGCGAGAAGCATTTGGCAGAGATCTGGCTCTCCACCTGGGCCTATGCAGCACTTGGACTTGCAACATTAGCTACACTTTGCCTGCTACTGTTCAATGGCGATCATCGTGGACGGGCTAGCACTGCGGCGGCGAAGTGGTCACGTTTGCTCTCACCGCTGCTTTGGTGCCACAATATGGTCACCCTGGGGTGGACAGTGCGCTTTATTGTGGGACGCACGGGCACTGCCTGTGGCACAGATCCTCAGGCGCCcaacgagctgctgctcagcgtTGATGGACTCTCCAATGCAGCGTGTGCCAGCGTCTTTCTGTTGCGCTATTACTTTGGCATGGCAGCTTGTGCCTG GTGGGCTATTCTCAGCCTGGGCTGGCATCGCGATATACGCCGCAACAGTCCTGATACGAAGGGCCATATTGCGGTGCCTGCCAAACGTGCTGGTCATGCTAACACTGCTCAGCAGGAATTGGCcagaaataattttgtttgcttcgtAGCTTGGGGTTTGCCTGCGTTTCAAACGGCCGCTGTGATCGTCATGCGTTTGGTCGATGCCGATGAGCTTTTAG GCGCCTGCTTTGTGGGCAATCAGTCGGACAAGGCGCTACAGGTGCTTGTCGCCACGCCGATATTTTGCTATTGGATATTTGGCAGCATGAATCTAATCTCTGGCTATTTGGTTCACTGTCGCAACAAGGAAATGCTGCGCAATAGCAACACGCTGAGtctacaacagcaacttcagctaagcacacacagcagcaatggcatTGGCAGCTTTCTATTCATCTACGGCACAGTctgtgctttgctgctgctggccgtgATCTATGAGTTTGCCAACATAGATGTCTGGCTGAGCGCCAGAGAGACTAATACGCCTTTGTGGCCATTTTTGATGCGCGCCTTTATGGAACTTATGCtgggcatttgttgttttgcttgggTGCTCGGTCCAAGCATTTCAAGCTTATACAAGCGCCAACTGTCTGCACGTCCACTGAAGCAGCcaacagcacaacaacaacaacagcagcaacaacaacaacaacaacagcagcaattacaTCAACATCACCATCATCATGCACTGGATGCACAAAGCAGCTCGCGTGGCTCTCATTTGGCCTGCAATAGCACTGTGATATCCTATCACTCAGTGCGACCATCGCATCAATCGCTGGTCAGCGCACCACCGCTCATCGTTAGCCCGTACAGCAAGCACAAGTcaagcgctggcgctggctccATTTCACTCAATCAAATGTCCAACTATTCGCTCGGACGCAGTACCCATGCACAGTCCTCGCAGCGTTTCTATTacgcacagcaacagcacccaccacatcatcatcatcatcaccagcagcagcagcagcaacagcagcaacactatACGCAGCTGCAACGCTACGGCAATGAGACGCTACTCTGA